A genomic region of bacterium contains the following coding sequences:
- a CDS encoding addiction module protein, with product MAITIPLDQMTTAEKLLSMENIWDDLCRRADEISSPPWHGEVLQQREEKVKKRVEEFTDWENAKGKIKESVS from the coding sequence ATGGCAATTACTATTCCATTAGATCAAATGACTACAGCAGAAAAACTTCTATCAATGGAGAACATATGGGATGATCTATGCCGAAGGGCAGATGAAATCTCTTCTCCGCCCTGGCATGGGGAGGTTCTCCAGCAAAGGGAAGAAAAAGTAAAGAAAAGGGTAGAGGAATTTACTGATTGGGAGAATGCCAAAGGGAAAATAAAAGAGTCTGTTTCATGA